From a region of the Gemmatimonadaceae bacterium genome:
- a CDS encoding aminopeptidase: protein MRIRTVLLRVALGLLTLVAGYLALAPTGRYLLRAGWEEGKILAHRHPISAIVADPATPAAIRAKLQVVLAARAFAADSLGLAAKQSFTTYSQLQHDTLVLVLSGAYRDRLAPVTWWFPIVGRVPYKGFFDFAAARAAARSLEAGGMDAYLRPSPAFSTLGFFNDPLLSTSMEDDSLDLANTVIHELTHNTYYASGQAVFNESFANFSGARGAERFFRSRGDSSAAAAVAARWDDQKILARFWDQLYRSIDSVYRAHPESAEARIAAHDTVYARAREQLVQQIGPQLRTIDPRYLVTMRLDNAVLLAQRIYLTDLDLFDAVYDREGK, encoded by the coding sequence ATGCGCATTCGCACCGTGCTGCTCCGCGTCGCCCTCGGACTCCTGACCCTGGTTGCCGGCTACCTGGCCCTCGCGCCCACCGGGCGCTATCTGCTGCGCGCCGGATGGGAGGAGGGGAAGATCCTCGCGCACCGGCACCCGATCAGCGCCATCGTCGCCGACCCGGCCACGCCGGCGGCCATCCGGGCCAAGCTCCAGGTGGTGCTCGCTGCTCGCGCGTTCGCGGCCGACTCGCTGGGGCTTGCCGCCAAGCAGAGCTTCACCACGTACTCGCAGCTCCAGCACGACACGCTGGTGCTCGTGCTCTCGGGCGCCTATCGCGACCGGCTGGCGCCCGTCACCTGGTGGTTCCCCATCGTGGGGCGCGTGCCCTACAAGGGATTCTTCGACTTCGCCGCGGCGCGCGCTGCCGCGCGCTCCCTCGAAGCCGGCGGGATGGACGCCTATCTCCGGCCGTCGCCGGCGTTCAGCACGCTCGGGTTCTTCAACGACCCGCTGCTCTCCACGTCCATGGAAGACGATTCGCTGGACCTGGCCAACACGGTAATCCACGAACTCACGCACAACACCTACTACGCGAGCGGCCAGGCGGTGTTCAACGAGTCGTTCGCCAACTTCTCGGGCGCGCGGGGCGCCGAGCGGTTCTTCCGGTCGCGCGGCGACTCGTCGGCGGCGGCCGCCGTGGCGGCGCGGTGGGACGACCAGAAGATCCTCGCCCGGTTCTGGGACCAACTCTATCGGTCCATCGATTCCGTATATCGCGCCCACCCCGAGAGCGCCGAGGCCCGCATCGCCGCGCACGACACCGTGTACGCCCGGGCGCGCGAGCAGCTGGTGCAGCAGATCGGCCCGCAGCTCCGCACCATCGACCCGCGCTATCTGGTCACCATGCGGCTGGACAACGCCGTGTTGCTGGCCCAGCGCATCTACCTCACCGATCTCGATCTGTTCGACGCCGTGTACGACCGCGAAGGCAAGGA